In Plantibacter sp. PA-3-X8, one DNA window encodes the following:
- a CDS encoding PKD domain-containing protein, with protein sequence MTRSLFSKAAVAAVALAAVLTGALVATPAYADTAPVDPTSPASPTTVSADALPTVQVDGVVWQQIVVGDTVYAVGDFSTARPAGAAPGTNTVTRNNILAYKLSTGELIQGFAPSLTGGEAVSVAASPDGSRIYVGGSFTAVNGATVWRIAALNPTTGALITSFLPKPASTVRAIAATNSTVYFGGLFTSVGTDQRLRLAAASASNGAVLPWAPAADGGRVNAIVLSPDGSKAVVGGQFTSVNGSTNPGYGVAAVNLTDGALLPFGANDKVRNGGTQAGITSLTSDGDSVYGTGYVFGSGGNLENSFRASWDGGALQWVADCHGDTYSAAVVGDVVYTAGHAHYCGNIGGFPQTDPWSFYRGIAFSKAATGTATPDIYGYPSWGGQASPTLLNWFPNLDTGTKTGQNQGPWSVAGNTQYVVMGGEFKNVNGSGQQGLVRFAVSSKAPNAQGPVVTGSRFNPTVTSSVNGQARIRWTANWDRDNTNLTYQVIRDGNTAKPIYTTTKESTFWQRGSMGYVDTGLTPGQTYRYRVFATDPFGNIARSDTVTVTIASGGQSSSAYSSSVLADSPKTYYRFGESGGTTAEDWAGFADGNITGDVSLNQDGSGIGDTNASYGFSGTNGNVTTPDVQLSPDTFTVESWIKTTSTSGGKIIGFGGSATGNSNNYDRQVYLDNDGRIFFGVYPGQVRTVNSSKSYNDGQWHHVAASMSSAGMKLYVDGRLVASRADTTTGQPFNGYWRIGGDNLGGWPNQPSSSYLAGNIDEVAIYDAALSQDSIINHFVASGRTSPIPAAPADGYGASVYNLDPTLYWRLGETAGAAALDSSKSDHAGTYTGRVNQGVDGAITGTANKAAAFDPINQGGWQQAGVASNDQFSSPNSYALELWFKTTTTRGGKLIGFGSSQTGTSGSYDRHVYMEPNGALTFGTWTGQTNTITSVAGLNNGAWHHLVAEQSSDGMKLYVDGALQGTNPQTGAQDYAGYWRIAGDNVWNGTDPFFSGTLDEVAVYPTPLTNAQVQNHWELGTGVVPNVAPTASFTGSAVDLHAEFDASASADQDGTIASYAWDFGDGTTGTGVTPSHDYTTAGAHTVTLTVTDNRGATATTTGSVTTKLPNVAPTAAYSPSAQNLTVAFDASASTDPDGSIASFAWNFGDGTTGTGATTSHTYTAAGSYQAKLTVTDDQGAIGEVTQTIVVSAPVLVAPTSHFTQSAAGLAVSLDGSTSTDGDGTIVSHAWNFGDGQTGTGATVSHTYAAAGSFTVTHTVTDNDGLTGSSTSVVTVAAPANVAPTAAFTATPSGLVVAVDGSTSTDSDGTIASYSWNFGDSGTATGATASHSYAAAGTYTVTLTVTDNGGATNSTTRSVTVTAPVTPTSLANDSFTRSVTGGFGTADSGGTWSITGGAANATVTGGKGVLKLTKGGAGVNGSLSGVSSTSTDASVVFRLDKVADGGGAFVSLAGRQVSAGNDYRAKVKVASNGAMTLYITRTVGGAETTLKTVALAGTYTVGTEYTIRVQVDGANATTVNAKAWRTATAEPTSWQTTTTDSTAVLQTAGTVGVMTYLSASSTNFPVSVAFDSLTVVPVGAPTTPPVANVAPVAAFTQSAADLVLSVDGSTSSDSDGTLASYAWDFGDGGTATGATATHTYAAAGSYTVRLTVTDNVGATGTVTSVATVTAPVTPPVDPPVDPAAKFAADTFERTQAGGFGNADTGGAWTVTGGAANASVAAGKGVLKLTKAGAGVSAYLAGVSAQSTDATVNFSLDKLPDGGGAFVSLAGRQVSPGNDYRAKVKVASNGAMTLYVTKTVAGVETTLKTVAVAGVFAPATEYTVRVQVTGSGTSTISAKVWAAASTEPAAWQTTATDASAELQGAGTVALVAYLSGSSTNFPVSVSFDSLVARPVQ encoded by the coding sequence ATGACCCGTTCTCTCTTCTCGAAGGCTGCCGTCGCGGCCGTGGCGCTCGCCGCGGTCCTGACGGGCGCGCTCGTCGCCACGCCTGCGTACGCCGACACCGCGCCGGTCGATCCGACCAGTCCGGCCTCGCCGACCACGGTCAGCGCCGACGCGCTCCCGACCGTCCAGGTGGACGGTGTGGTCTGGCAGCAGATCGTCGTCGGCGACACCGTCTACGCGGTGGGAGACTTCTCCACGGCCCGTCCGGCGGGTGCCGCCCCCGGCACGAACACGGTGACGCGGAACAACATCCTCGCGTACAAGCTCTCGACCGGTGAGCTCATCCAGGGCTTCGCTCCGAGCCTCACCGGCGGCGAGGCGGTCAGCGTCGCGGCATCCCCCGACGGCTCGCGGATCTACGTCGGCGGTTCGTTCACCGCGGTGAACGGCGCGACGGTGTGGCGGATCGCCGCGCTCAACCCGACCACCGGCGCGCTCATCACCTCCTTCCTCCCGAAGCCGGCCTCGACGGTGCGCGCAATCGCCGCGACGAACAGCACCGTCTACTTCGGCGGACTCTTCACCTCGGTCGGGACCGACCAGCGCCTCCGCCTCGCGGCGGCCAGCGCTTCCAACGGCGCGGTCCTCCCATGGGCACCGGCGGCGGACGGCGGGCGGGTGAACGCGATCGTCCTGTCGCCCGACGGCTCGAAGGCGGTCGTCGGCGGCCAGTTCACGTCGGTCAACGGTTCGACCAACCCGGGGTACGGTGTCGCGGCCGTGAACCTCACCGACGGTGCGCTGCTGCCGTTCGGTGCGAACGACAAGGTGCGCAACGGCGGCACCCAGGCCGGGATCACGAGCCTCACCTCCGACGGCGACAGCGTCTACGGCACCGGCTACGTCTTCGGTTCCGGTGGCAACCTCGAGAACAGCTTCCGCGCTTCATGGGACGGCGGGGCGCTCCAGTGGGTCGCAGACTGCCACGGTGACACGTACAGTGCCGCGGTCGTCGGAGACGTCGTGTACACCGCGGGCCACGCACACTACTGCGGCAACATCGGTGGGTTCCCGCAGACCGACCCCTGGTCGTTCTACCGCGGGATCGCCTTCAGCAAGGCGGCCACCGGGACGGCGACCCCCGACATCTACGGCTACCCGAGCTGGGGCGGTCAGGCTTCGCCGACGCTCCTCAACTGGTTCCCGAACCTCGACACCGGCACCAAGACCGGTCAGAACCAGGGCCCATGGTCCGTCGCGGGTAACACGCAGTACGTCGTGATGGGCGGCGAGTTCAAGAACGTGAACGGATCCGGTCAGCAGGGTCTCGTCCGGTTCGCGGTGTCGTCGAAGGCGCCGAACGCGCAGGGTCCCGTCGTGACGGGTTCGCGCTTCAACCCGACGGTCACCTCGTCGGTCAACGGCCAGGCACGCATCCGTTGGACGGCGAACTGGGACCGCGACAACACGAACCTCACCTACCAGGTGATCCGCGACGGCAACACGGCCAAGCCGATCTACACGACGACCAAGGAGTCGACCTTCTGGCAACGTGGCTCGATGGGCTACGTCGACACGGGTCTGACCCCCGGTCAGACCTACCGCTACCGGGTGTTCGCCACCGACCCCTTCGGGAACATCGCTCGCTCCGACACCGTGACCGTGACGATCGCGTCCGGTGGTCAGAGCTCGAGCGCGTACTCGTCGTCCGTGTTGGCCGACAGCCCGAAGACCTACTACCGGTTCGGTGAATCGGGCGGCACCACCGCCGAGGACTGGGCGGGCTTCGCCGACGGCAACATCACCGGTGACGTCTCGCTCAACCAGGACGGCTCGGGGATCGGCGACACGAACGCCTCCTACGGGTTCTCCGGGACCAACGGGAACGTGACGACGCCGGACGTACAGCTGTCCCCGGACACGTTCACCGTCGAGAGCTGGATCAAGACGACCTCCACGAGCGGTGGCAAGATCATCGGCTTCGGCGGCTCTGCGACCGGCAACTCGAACAACTACGACCGCCAGGTGTACCTGGACAACGACGGCCGGATCTTCTTCGGGGTCTACCCGGGCCAGGTCAGGACCGTGAACTCGTCGAAGAGCTACAACGACGGACAGTGGCACCACGTCGCAGCGTCGATGAGCAGCGCCGGGATGAAGCTGTACGTCGACGGCCGCCTCGTGGCGAGCCGTGCCGACACGACCACCGGTCAGCCCTTCAACGGCTACTGGCGGATCGGCGGTGACAACCTGGGCGGTTGGCCCAACCAGCCGTCATCGTCCTACCTGGCCGGCAACATCGACGAGGTCGCCATCTACGACGCTGCGCTCAGCCAGGACTCGATCATCAACCACTTCGTCGCTTCCGGACGGACCTCGCCGATCCCGGCGGCGCCCGCAGACGGCTACGGCGCCTCGGTCTACAACCTGGACCCGACGCTGTACTGGCGACTCGGCGAGACGGCGGGCGCTGCGGCGCTCGACTCCTCGAAGAGCGATCACGCCGGAACGTACACCGGCCGGGTGAACCAGGGCGTCGACGGTGCGATCACCGGGACGGCCAACAAGGCCGCCGCGTTCGACCCCATCAACCAGGGCGGCTGGCAGCAGGCCGGCGTCGCGAGCAACGACCAGTTCTCCAGCCCGAACTCGTACGCCCTCGAACTGTGGTTCAAGACCACGACGACGCGTGGAGGCAAGCTCATCGGCTTCGGGAGCAGTCAGACCGGTACGTCCGGCAGCTACGACCGCCACGTCTACATGGAGCCGAACGGTGCGTTGACCTTCGGGACCTGGACGGGCCAGACGAACACGATCACCTCGGTCGCCGGCCTCAACAACGGTGCCTGGCACCACCTCGTGGCCGAGCAGTCGAGCGACGGGATGAAGCTCTACGTGGACGGGGCGCTGCAGGGCACCAACCCGCAGACGGGTGCGCAGGACTACGCGGGCTACTGGCGGATCGCCGGTGACAACGTGTGGAACGGCACCGACCCGTTCTTCTCCGGGACGCTCGACGAGGTCGCCGTCTACCCGACGCCGCTCACGAACGCCCAGGTCCAGAACCACTGGGAACTCGGGACGGGCGTGGTGCCGAACGTCGCTCCGACCGCATCGTTCACCGGTTCCGCCGTCGACCTGCACGCGGAGTTCGACGCCTCCGCCTCGGCGGACCAGGACGGCACCATCGCGTCCTACGCCTGGGACTTCGGCGACGGGACGACGGGGACCGGCGTGACGCCGAGCCACGACTACACGACGGCCGGTGCGCACACCGTGACCCTCACCGTCACCGACAACCGGGGCGCGACGGCGACCACGACCGGCTCCGTCACGACGAAGCTCCCGAACGTCGCTCCGACCGCCGCCTACAGTCCGTCCGCGCAGAACCTGACGGTCGCCTTCGACGCTTCGGCGTCGACGGATCCTGACGGCTCGATCGCGTCCTTCGCCTGGAACTTCGGTGACGGCACGACCGGCACGGGCGCCACCACGTCGCACACCTACACGGCCGCGGGCAGCTACCAGGCCAAGCTCACGGTGACGGACGACCAGGGCGCGATCGGCGAGGTCACCCAGACCATCGTCGTCAGCGCGCCGGTCCTCGTCGCGCCGACGTCGCACTTCACGCAGTCGGCCGCCGGTCTCGCGGTGAGCCTCGACGGTTCGACCTCGACCGACGGCGACGGCACGATCGTGTCGCACGCCTGGAACTTCGGCGACGGTCAGACCGGCACCGGAGCCACGGTCTCGCACACCTACGCCGCCGCCGGAAGCTTCACAGTCACGCACACGGTGACGGACAACGACGGCCTGACGGGCAGCAGCACCTCCGTCGTGACCGTCGCGGCTCCCGCCAACGTCGCTCCGACGGCCGCCTTCACGGCGACGCCGAGCGGCCTCGTCGTCGCGGTCGACGGCTCCACCTCGACCGACAGCGACGGCACCATCGCGTCCTACTCCTGGAACTTCGGCGACAGCGGGACGGCGACCGGAGCCACGGCCTCGCACAGCTACGCCGCCGCCGGGACCTACACGGTCACGCTGACGGTGACCGACAACGGCGGTGCGACGAACTCGACCACGCGCAGCGTGACCGTCACCGCACCGGTCACCCCGACCTCGCTCGCGAACGACTCGTTCACGCGCTCGGTGACGGGTGGCTTCGGCACGGCGGACAGCGGCGGCACCTGGTCGATCACCGGAGGTGCGGCGAACGCCACCGTCACCGGCGGCAAGGGTGTGCTGAAGCTCACCAAGGGCGGGGCAGGCGTGAACGGGTCGCTCTCGGGCGTCTCGTCGACCTCGACCGACGCCAGCGTCGTCTTCCGCCTGGACAAGGTGGCTGACGGCGGCGGGGCATTCGTCTCGCTCGCCGGACGCCAGGTGTCCGCAGGCAACGACTACCGGGCGAAGGTGAAGGTGGCGTCGAACGGCGCGATGACCCTCTACATCACCCGAACGGTGGGCGGCGCGGAGACCACGCTGAAGACCGTCGCCCTTGCAGGCACCTACACGGTCGGCACGGAGTACACCATCCGTGTCCAGGTCGACGGCGCCAACGCGACCACGGTCAACGCGAAGGCGTGGCGCACCGCCACTGCCGAGCCGACGAGCTGGCAGACGACGACGACCGACAGCACGGCCGTCCTCCAGACAGCGGGAACCGTCGGGGTCATGACCTACCTGAGCGCCAGCTCGACCAACTTCCCGGTCTCCGTGGCGTTCGACAGTCTGACGGTGGTGCCCGTCGGTGCCCCGACGACCCCACCTGTCGCGAACGTCGCCCCGGTGGCCGCGTTCACCCAGTCGGCTGCGGACCTCGTGCTGAGTGTCGACGGCTCCACGTCGAGCGACAGTGACGGGACGCTGGCCTCCTACGCCTGGGACTTCGGAGACGGCGGGACCGCGACCGGTGCCACCGCGACGCACACCTATGCCGCGGCAGGTTCCTACACGGTGCGGCTCACCGTGACGGACAACGTCGGTGCCACAGGCACCGTCACGAGTGTCGCGACCGTGACCGCCCCGGTGACCCCGCCGGTCGACCCGCCGGTGGACCCGGCAGCCAAGTTCGCTGCCGACACGTTCGAGCGCACCCAGGCCGGCGGCTTCGGCAACGCCGACACGGGTGGTGCCTGGACGGTCACCGGGGGAGCGGCCAACGCGTCCGTGGCGGCCGGCAAGGGCGTGCTCAAGCTCACGAAGGCCGGCGCCGGAGTGAGCGCGTACCTGGCCGGTGTCTCGGCGCAGAGCACGGACGCCACCGTCAACTTCTCCCTGGACAAGCTGCCCGACGGTGGAGGCGCCTTCGTCTCCCTCGCGGGCCGCCAGGTGTCCCCGGGGAACGACTACCGGGCGAAGGTCAAGGTCGCTTCCAACGGCGCGATGACCCTCTACGTCACGAAGACGGTCGCGGGTGTGGAGACCACCCTCAAGACGGTCGCCGTGGCCGGGGTGTTCGCTCCTGCGACGGAGTACACCGTGCGCGTGCAGGTGACGGGGAGCGGGACGTCGACCATCAGCGCCAAGGTCTGGGCTGCGGCCTCCACCGAGCCGGCCGCCTGGCAGACGACCGCGACCGACGCATCGGCCGAGTTGCAGGGCGCCGGGACCGTCGCGCTCGTCGCGTACCTGAGTGGCAGCTCGACCAACTTCCCGGTGTCCGTGTCGTTCGACAGCCTCGTCGCTCGGCCCGTCCAGTGA
- a CDS encoding glycosyltransferase, which yields MSAVSTGHASSPKGGGALRRARKRLKHLVARLDTITLGALEATRRSSLLGDGDAVVSLTSYGVRIDAVHTTIESIGRGVVRPRRIILWLDDADALERSTPQLRRLQRRGLEVRLADNLGPHTKYWPYVESTPDRSVPLVTADDDIIYPRRWLADLLEAGRTRPDTIHCYWARVVRLDDDGRFAPYGSWPSASDTAPSPANFALGVSGVLYPPRMLDALHGAGRAFETVTPKADDIWLHAIALRAGVPVAQVRDKAVHFLTVPGTQVISLRADNVAGTGNDDAIDRVYGPEDRAVLTGIDRGARRTGT from the coding sequence ATGAGCGCCGTCTCCACCGGCCACGCGTCGTCACCGAAGGGTGGCGGCGCGCTGCGCCGCGCTCGCAAGCGGCTCAAGCACCTCGTCGCGCGCCTCGACACGATCACCCTCGGCGCGCTCGAAGCCACGCGTCGGTCCTCGCTGCTCGGAGACGGCGATGCCGTCGTCTCGCTGACGAGCTACGGCGTGCGGATCGACGCTGTTCACACCACCATCGAGTCGATCGGACGCGGCGTGGTCCGCCCTCGCCGGATCATCCTCTGGCTCGATGACGCTGACGCTCTGGAACGGTCCACGCCGCAGCTTCGACGTCTGCAGCGGCGTGGGCTCGAGGTGCGTCTCGCCGACAACCTCGGCCCCCACACGAAATACTGGCCGTACGTCGAATCGACGCCGGATCGGTCGGTACCGCTCGTGACGGCCGACGACGACATCATCTACCCCCGTCGATGGCTCGCAGACCTGCTCGAGGCGGGTCGAACGCGCCCCGACACGATCCACTGCTACTGGGCACGGGTGGTGCGACTGGACGACGACGGACGCTTCGCACCCTACGGCTCGTGGCCGTCGGCATCCGACACCGCACCGTCCCCGGCGAACTTCGCCCTCGGCGTCTCGGGTGTCCTGTACCCGCCACGTATGCTCGACGCGCTCCACGGAGCCGGGCGTGCCTTCGAGACCGTGACCCCCAAGGCCGACGACATCTGGCTGCACGCGATCGCCCTGCGCGCCGGCGTGCCGGTCGCCCAGGTCCGCGACAAGGCCGTGCACTTCCTCACCGTCCCAGGAACCCAGGTGATCAGCCTGCGTGCGGACAATGTGGCGGGAACCGGGAACGACGACGCCATCGACCGGGTCTACGGACCGGAGGACCGAGCCGTCCTCACCGGCATCGATCGCGGAGCGAGGCGGACCGGCACCTGA
- a CDS encoding polysaccharide biosynthesis tyrosine autokinase, producing MTLLGYVRAIVTGWWIVAIALIAGLGLAMVYNSISTPVYASSVKFFVSTQTDVGGSALAADEFAQRRINSYVQLLTSESMARQIIESSGVDLTVAEVSSRINAYSDPETVLLGVEVQDTDKDRSFALARAVADQFGQLVSTLDNRGDAELANVKLNVVSGPTLNEDAISPKKPLNLALGAIVGLALGATIAIVRKTSRRAIGTATELEDALELPVLASIPRVRTRGLLARRAAGGHDPAGQLDRPVERLVAGLGLDVAKPRQQVIQVSSAHAGDGRSLVAGSLGLSLTRFHSTVVIVDADLAHPALSAAFGLTESPGLGEYLAGEAEVSDIIAETSTPGLLVIPAGRAHLDAAQGFASTRFAQLVEHIRANCDLAVIDTAPLLPRIDASLIGRLSDGAVLVVGRDRATKPQLLSGMEALAPAGTLVLGSVLNSSPRPSRRHGGAHARRMDEQLRSLIGQRGGDERPKTTARTARAEP from the coding sequence GTGACTTTGCTCGGATACGTACGCGCCATCGTGACCGGGTGGTGGATCGTCGCCATCGCGCTCATCGCGGGCCTCGGCCTCGCAATGGTCTACAACTCGATCAGCACCCCGGTCTACGCGAGCAGCGTCAAGTTCTTCGTGTCCACCCAGACCGACGTGGGCGGTTCGGCGCTTGCCGCGGACGAGTTCGCGCAGCGTCGCATCAACTCCTACGTACAGCTGCTCACGAGCGAGTCGATGGCTCGTCAGATCATCGAGTCGAGCGGGGTCGACCTCACGGTCGCCGAGGTCTCCTCACGGATCAACGCCTACTCCGACCCGGAGACCGTCCTGCTGGGCGTGGAGGTGCAGGACACCGACAAGGACCGGTCCTTCGCGCTCGCGCGCGCCGTCGCCGACCAGTTCGGTCAACTCGTCTCCACGCTCGACAACCGCGGTGATGCCGAGCTTGCGAACGTCAAGTTGAACGTGGTCTCCGGTCCGACGCTCAACGAGGACGCGATCTCACCGAAGAAGCCCCTGAACCTCGCGCTCGGTGCCATCGTCGGACTCGCTCTCGGAGCCACGATCGCCATCGTCCGTAAGACGAGCCGCCGGGCGATCGGGACCGCCACCGAGCTCGAGGACGCCCTCGAACTGCCCGTGCTCGCGAGCATCCCGCGGGTCCGCACCCGCGGACTCCTCGCCCGGCGGGCGGCGGGCGGCCATGATCCCGCCGGCCAGCTCGACCGGCCGGTCGAGCGTCTCGTCGCGGGTCTCGGCCTGGACGTGGCGAAGCCACGGCAGCAGGTGATCCAAGTCTCCAGCGCCCATGCGGGCGACGGGCGGTCGCTCGTCGCAGGCTCCCTCGGGCTGTCCCTGACCCGGTTCCACTCGACCGTGGTGATCGTCGACGCCGATCTCGCCCATCCGGCGCTCAGCGCGGCCTTCGGCCTCACCGAGTCACCGGGCCTCGGCGAGTACCTCGCCGGAGAGGCGGAGGTGTCCGACATCATCGCTGAGACCTCCACCCCGGGCCTGCTCGTCATCCCGGCGGGCCGTGCGCACCTCGACGCCGCGCAGGGGTTCGCCTCGACCCGGTTCGCGCAGCTGGTCGAGCACATCAGGGCGAACTGCGACCTGGCCGTCATCGACACCGCTCCCCTGTTGCCCCGCATCGACGCCTCGCTCATCGGTCGGCTCTCGGACGGCGCGGTCCTCGTGGTCGGTCGCGACCGGGCGACCAAGCCGCAGCTCCTGAGCGGCATGGAGGCGCTCGCGCCGGCCGGCACCCTGGTCCTCGGTTCCGTGCTCAACTCGTCTCCACGTCCGTCCAGGCGCCACGGGGGCGCCCATGCGCGTCGGATGGACGAGCAGCTGCGTTCCCTCATCGGTCAGCGCGGCGGAGACGAGCGACCGAAGACGACGGCCCGGACCGCTCGCGCCGAACCGTAA
- a CDS encoding polysaccharide deacetylase family protein: protein MTKARQALLARLTGSLPVHGSIVGVATEERTVVMTYGDGPSPDGTPGVLDALAEAGATATFFVLVGRARKYPELLERIVAGGHELALHGDDHVRLTDFSEEVAYRRTLAAKQELEQLSGQSIEWFRPPYGAQSIETWQAVKRAGLQTVLWTATAWDVKDVGEHERVAHAVRHCHQGSILLAHDGFAGPADGVDDGPEPEVDRGALAAELLSGFAREGLIGRSLRDALVAGKAVRRARFSE, encoded by the coding sequence ATGACGAAGGCTCGGCAGGCGCTGCTCGCACGCCTCACCGGTTCGCTGCCCGTCCACGGTTCGATCGTCGGTGTCGCGACCGAGGAGCGCACGGTCGTCATGACCTACGGCGACGGTCCGAGCCCCGACGGCACGCCGGGTGTCCTCGACGCCCTCGCCGAGGCCGGCGCGACCGCGACGTTCTTCGTCCTCGTCGGCCGCGCGCGGAAGTACCCGGAGCTCCTCGAACGCATCGTCGCCGGTGGGCATGAGCTTGCCCTGCACGGCGACGACCACGTACGCCTCACCGACTTCTCCGAGGAGGTCGCCTACCGGCGCACCCTCGCGGCGAAACAGGAGCTGGAGCAGTTGAGCGGCCAGTCGATCGAGTGGTTCCGGCCGCCCTACGGCGCGCAGAGCATCGAGACGTGGCAGGCCGTCAAACGAGCCGGTCTGCAGACGGTGCTCTGGACGGCGACCGCCTGGGACGTCAAGGACGTCGGCGAGCACGAGCGCGTCGCCCACGCCGTCCGGCACTGCCACCAGGGCTCGATCCTGCTCGCCCACGACGGCTTCGCCGGCCCGGCCGACGGCGTCGACGACGGCCCGGAGCCCGAGGTCGACCGCGGCGCGCTCGCTGCCGAGCTGCTGAGCGGCTTTGCCCGCGAGGGCCTCATCGGTCGGTCGCTGCGCGACGCTCTCGTCGCCGGGAAGGCCGTCCGCCGCGCACGGTTCTCCGAGTAG
- a CDS encoding adenylyltransferase/cytidyltransferase family protein, whose protein sequence is MSDQHAAARPGRVGYAAGAFDLFHVGHLNILRHAKSACDYLIAGVVSDELLRTRKRIEPIVPLTERLEIVRHIGFVDEAVEETWDDKLQAWDALRFDIFFKGDDWRGTAEGLRLEAEFAKVGVEVVYFPYTMSTSSTALRRALAQLEEQRELDTTLVQA, encoded by the coding sequence ATGAGCGATCAGCACGCAGCAGCACGACCGGGACGCGTCGGCTACGCGGCAGGCGCCTTCGACCTCTTCCACGTCGGGCACCTGAACATCCTTCGTCATGCCAAGAGCGCGTGCGACTACCTCATCGCGGGGGTCGTCTCGGACGAGCTGCTCCGCACCCGCAAGCGCATCGAACCCATCGTCCCACTGACGGAGCGTCTCGAGATCGTCCGCCACATCGGCTTCGTCGACGAGGCCGTCGAGGAGACCTGGGACGACAAGCTCCAGGCCTGGGATGCGCTCCGGTTCGACATCTTCTTCAAGGGCGACGATTGGCGCGGGACCGCAGAGGGCCTCCGGCTCGAAGCGGAGTTCGCCAAGGTCGGCGTCGAGGTCGTCTACTTCCCGTACACGATGAGCACCTCGAGCACCGCACTCCGCCGTGCACTCGCCCAGCTCGAGGAGCAGCGCGAGCTCGACACCACGCTCGTCCAGGCCTGA
- a CDS encoding O-antigen ligase — protein MTQLILWILVCLAVALVLRDRPMASVAMAVSLWFLVPTVGGYVLTGQASGGLAFHPATWLVIATVAMQVIHNGPRLAEVVAEHVVVFLALGLVVSVAFVTTRFSSYGGGMNLLVDQILVPVLLLLLILEGADRRWLLRLRDLIILLTTVAVAVAIAQWIVKEPIVYAAGFESQYWFNPVHDRWMGTLDQPLALSLAVCVVTPLLAGVRHWWLRLPLLAVMFVGVLVSQSRLGLIVMIVGALYVVGMSTKSAAARLVGMVLASVAIVATALSPLAAGVLDRVQDDTGSTRARLLALDFFAREWPDFLLTGQGISSSYRIGSAAGLGTSLESAVLMYSIDIGIVFALLYFGTMVALLVTARRWVSMPGVMLAGAIAVIIPQTYSSLATRSVAGIVLWAVIGIAVADATIGRRTALALRPPRVVVARHASRRSAQVPVRLAPRSMPVRTARSSGP, from the coding sequence ATGACCCAACTCATCCTCTGGATCCTGGTCTGCCTGGCGGTGGCGCTCGTCCTGCGCGACCGCCCGATGGCGAGCGTCGCCATGGCGGTCTCACTCTGGTTCCTCGTCCCGACCGTCGGCGGATACGTGCTGACCGGCCAGGCGAGCGGAGGGCTGGCGTTCCATCCGGCCACCTGGCTGGTCATCGCCACCGTCGCGATGCAGGTGATCCACAACGGACCGCGGCTCGCCGAGGTGGTCGCCGAGCACGTCGTGGTGTTCCTCGCGCTCGGGCTCGTCGTGTCGGTCGCGTTCGTCACGACCCGGTTCAGCAGCTACGGCGGCGGCATGAATCTGCTGGTCGACCAGATCCTCGTGCCCGTATTGCTTCTGCTCCTCATCCTCGAGGGTGCCGACCGCCGGTGGCTGTTGCGCCTCCGCGATCTGATCATCCTCCTCACCACCGTCGCCGTCGCCGTCGCGATCGCGCAGTGGATCGTGAAGGAGCCGATCGTCTACGCGGCAGGCTTCGAATCCCAGTACTGGTTCAACCCCGTCCACGACCGGTGGATGGGCACGCTGGACCAACCGCTCGCGCTGTCCCTCGCCGTCTGCGTCGTGACCCCGCTCCTCGCCGGTGTGCGCCACTGGTGGCTCCGGCTGCCACTGCTGGCCGTGATGTTCGTCGGCGTCCTCGTGTCGCAGTCGCGCCTCGGGCTCATCGTCATGATCGTCGGCGCCCTGTACGTGGTCGGGATGTCGACGAAGAGTGCCGCCGCACGACTCGTCGGCATGGTGCTCGCCTCCGTCGCGATCGTCGCGACCGCCCTCTCACCCCTCGCGGCCGGCGTCCTCGATCGTGTCCAGGACGACACGGGGTCCACCCGCGCCCGGCTCCTCGCCCTCGACTTCTTCGCCCGGGAATGGCCGGACTTCCTGCTGACGGGGCAGGGGATCTCCTCCAGCTACCGGATCGGGTCGGCGGCCGGCCTCGGCACCAGCCTCGAGAGTGCCGTGCTCATGTACTCGATCGACATCGGGATCGTGTTCGCGCTGCTGTACTTCGGGACGATGGTCGCACTGCTCGTGACCGCTCGACGATGGGTCTCGATGCCCGGGGTCATGCTGGCCGGTGCGATCGCGGTCATCATCCCCCAGACGTACAGCTCACTCGCCACCCGCTCCGTCGCCGGCATCGTGCTCTGGGCGGTGATCGGCATCGCCGTCGCGGATGCGACGATCGGCCGCCGGACGGCTCTCGCGCTCAGGCCACCCAGGGTCGTCGTCGCCCGACACGCCTCCCGGCGGTCCGCTCAGGTGCCGGTCCGCCTCGCTCCGCGATCGATGCCGGTGAGGACGGCTCGGTCCTCCGGTCCGTAG